A genomic region of Choristoneura fumiferana chromosome 15, NRCan_CFum_1, whole genome shotgun sequence contains the following coding sequences:
- the LOC141435878 gene encoding alpha-(1,3)-fucosyltransferase C-like: MELNYQQPRRLPTDLKYVLKWTEALSHYSTSVFVRGQKAFIDNNCTFYNCYMTNDKSLLSDPRHFDAILFDVENHWDSYPPIRTPFQSYIFTASEPASMYPVCDPLLDSFYNATWTYKLDSTIPQPFFRIYDHNGTLVGPKADMNWITDNKSISPKLRGKLMYKKKMAAWFVSHCKTKSGREDTVSKMSKYLEMYNYTVDVYGWCGKLVCPKDNLEDCLEMLRSDYYFYLAFENSVSEDYVTEKVLYALNHYTVPVVYGGADYTRFLPPNSYIDASKMSPESVASLMVQIVKTPDEYENYFRWHRHYVFVENPMASDVCKLCELLNNHSRKNSEIKNLSNWWNTEEDCKKDRGNGKFRL, from the exons ATGGAACTGAATTATCAACAGCCTAGAAGACTACCAACTGATTTGAAATACGTTTTAAAATGGACGGAAGCTTTATCGCACTACAGTACGTCAGTTTTTGTGAGAGGACAGAAAGCGTTTATAGACAACAATTGCACTTTTTACAACTGTTATATGACGAATGATAAAAGTTTACTATCTGATCCACGACACTTTGATGCGATATTGTTTGACGTTGAAAACCATTGGGATTCTTATCCTCCTATCAGAACACCATTTCAGAGCTATATTTTCACTGCATCGGAGCCTGCAAGTATGTACCCTGTATGCGACCCTTTATTAGACTCATTCTACAATGCAACTTGGACCTATAAGTTGGACTCAACTATCCCTCAGCCTTTTTTTAGAATCTATGACCACAATGGCACTCTTGTTGGTCCGAAAGCGGATATGAACTGGATAACGGATAATAAATCTATCTCACCCAAACTAAGGGGTAAATTAATGTATAAAAAGAAGATGGCTGCTTGGTTTGTGTCTCATTGCAAAACGAAAAGTGGTCGAGAAGATACTGTGAGTAAAATGTCGAAGTATTTAGAGATGTATAACTATACAGTAGACGTATATGGATGGTGTGGGAAACTGGTTTGTCCGAAGGATAATCTGGAAGATTGCTTGGAGATGCTACGGtcggattattatttttatctggcGTTTGAGAATTCTGTCAGTGAGGATTACGTTACGGAAAAAGTCTTGTATGCCTTGAATCATTATACTGTGCCTGTGGTCTATGGAGGAGCTGATTATACAAG atttttaccACCAAATTCTTATATCGATGCTAGTAAAATGAGCCCAGAGTCAGTAGCATCATTGATGGTTCAAATAGTCAAAACACCTGACGAGTATGAAAACTATTTCAG GTGGCATAGACACTACGTCTTCGTGGAAAACCCAATGGCTTCCGACGTCTGCAAACTATGTGAGCTGCTTAACAACCATAGTCGGAAAAATtcggaaattaaaaatttaagcaaTTGGTGGAACACGGAAGAAGACTGCAAGAAGGATAGAGGGAACGGAAAATTTCGTCTATAG